In Kordia antarctica, the following proteins share a genomic window:
- a CDS encoding alkene reductase, translating into MTREPLLQKYTTNNLQLKNRVVMAPMTRSRANNDGNVPTNELHGLYYEQRASAGLIITEGSQVSEEAVGYINTPGIHSEAQTAAWKKVTERVHNEDGKIFIQLWHVGRNSHPDFHNGDLPVAPSAINPNGESYTPEGPKGTVTPKAMAKGDIDRTIQDFVNAGKNAIEAGFDGVEIHSSNGYLFHQFFTNCSNERTDEFGGSIENNARFFFETLDAMKKAIPEQKIGCRFNPSLHGMFGITLDEETIPTFEYIIKKLNEYDLAYVHLSEPFNDVSDVKYAVENIAEHFRPLYDGTLMINTNFDQEKGNKVIEKGNADLVAYGKPYVSNPDLVERFEHGIELADWNKDTFYTTGKEGYTDYPKATLSKINK; encoded by the coding sequence ATGACTAGAGAGCCTTTATTGCAAAAATACACTACCAACAATTTACAACTAAAAAACCGTGTCGTAATGGCACCAATGACGCGAAGTAGAGCCAACAATGACGGAAATGTACCGACAAACGAATTGCACGGTTTATACTATGAACAAAGAGCTTCCGCTGGATTAATTATAACGGAAGGTTCACAAGTTTCAGAAGAAGCTGTTGGTTATATAAATACTCCAGGAATACACTCAGAAGCACAAACAGCAGCTTGGAAAAAAGTTACGGAACGCGTTCACAACGAAGATGGAAAAATTTTCATTCAGTTGTGGCATGTGGGAAGAAATTCGCATCCAGATTTTCATAATGGCGATTTACCAGTAGCTCCATCAGCGATTAATCCAAATGGAGAATCATATACACCAGAAGGTCCAAAAGGTACAGTGACTCCAAAAGCAATGGCGAAAGGGGATATTGACAGAACAATTCAAGATTTTGTGAATGCTGGGAAAAATGCTATTGAAGCAGGATTTGACGGTGTAGAAATTCACTCTTCAAATGGCTACTTATTTCACCAATTCTTTACAAATTGTTCCAATGAACGTACAGATGAATTTGGCGGAAGTATTGAAAATAATGCGCGATTTTTCTTTGAAACGCTTGACGCGATGAAAAAAGCCATTCCTGAACAGAAAATTGGATGTAGATTTAATCCGTCATTACATGGAATGTTTGGAATTACACTTGATGAAGAAACGATTCCTACGTTTGAATATATCATCAAAAAATTAAACGAGTACGATTTGGCATATGTGCATTTATCGGAACCTTTCAATGATGTTTCTGATGTAAAATATGCCGTAGAAAATATTGCGGAACACTTCAGACCATTATATGATGGAACATTAATGATCAACACAAATTTCGATCAAGAAAAAGGAAATAAAGTTATTGAAAAAGGAAACGCGGATTTAGTTGCTTACGGGAAACCTTATGTTTCAAATCCAGATTTAGTGGAACGTTTTGAACATGGAATTGAACTTGCCGATTGGAACAAAGATACATTCTACACAACTGGTAAAGAAGGCTATACGGATTATCCAAAAGCCACATTATCAAAAATTAATAAATAA
- a CDS encoding NAD(P)-dependent alcohol dehydrogenase: MTTIKAYGTESADADLELMEIERRDVKATDVKIDILYCGVCHSDIHAAHNDWGSATYPLVPGHEIVGRVLEVGSDVKNFKKDDLVGVGCMVDSCQTCGACEDDLEQFCEKGMVATYNSKNKHTGKKTFGGYSTSVVVTEEFVLKVPENLDIKAVAPLLCAGITTFSPLNHWKIKKGDKVGIVGLGGLGHMGIKLAHAMGAETVMITTSPDKAKDAKRLGADSVLISKDEDEMEEHKGTFDFLLNTVPVKHDINPYLKLLKRDSTMVMVGAIEPLEPMHGGSLIMGRKRVAGSLIGGIKETQEMLDFCGENNIVSDVEMIEMKDINKAFERVMDNDVKYRFVIDMKSLKDK, from the coding sequence ATGACAACAATAAAAGCATATGGAACTGAATCAGCAGACGCTGATTTGGAACTCATGGAAATAGAAAGAAGAGATGTAAAAGCAACCGATGTTAAAATCGATATACTATACTGTGGTGTTTGCCATAGCGACATTCACGCGGCACACAATGATTGGGGAAGTGCAACATATCCGTTAGTTCCAGGACACGAAATAGTAGGTCGTGTATTGGAAGTTGGATCTGATGTAAAAAACTTCAAAAAAGATGATTTAGTCGGCGTTGGTTGCATGGTAGATTCTTGCCAAACATGTGGCGCATGTGAAGACGATTTAGAACAATTCTGTGAAAAAGGAATGGTTGCAACGTATAACAGCAAAAACAAACATACAGGAAAAAAGACTTTTGGAGGATATTCTACAAGTGTTGTAGTTACTGAAGAATTTGTATTAAAAGTTCCTGAAAACTTAGATATCAAAGCAGTTGCACCATTATTATGTGCAGGAATCACCACTTTTTCACCTTTAAACCATTGGAAAATTAAAAAAGGAGACAAAGTTGGAATCGTTGGACTTGGCGGATTAGGACACATGGGAATCAAACTAGCACATGCAATGGGCGCAGAAACGGTGATGATTACAACGTCGCCAGACAAAGCCAAAGATGCAAAAAGACTAGGAGCAGATTCCGTATTGATCTCAAAAGATGAAGACGAAATGGAAGAACACAAAGGAACGTTTGACTTTTTACTAAATACAGTTCCTGTAAAACACGACATTAATCCATATCTAAAATTACTAAAACGCGATTCGACAATGGTGATGGTTGGCGCAATTGAGCCGCTAGAACCAATGCATGGCGGAAGCTTAATTATGGGAAGAAAAAGAGTTGCAGGATCGTTAATCGGCGGAATCAAAGAAACGCAAGAAATGCTCGATTTCTGTGGAGAAAACAATATCGTTTCTGATGTGGAAATGATTGAAATGAAAGATATTAACAAAGCTTTTGAAAGAGTTATGGACAACGATGTAAAATATCGTTTTGTAATTGATATGAAAAGCTTAAAAGACAAATAA
- a CDS encoding redoxin domain-containing protein: MIKPREKAPEIIVNLVNDTTWKFSEQSPENFVMILFYRGKHCPVCKKQLEELQRKLSKFTERGINVIAISSDTEEVAKATYDEWEISNIPIGYGFPIEEARKWGLFISEGIKKEPKHFTEPGLFLLKSDGTMYWESIQSMPFGRPSFNDVLGGIDYILKAGYPARGEA; the protein is encoded by the coding sequence ATGATAAAACCAAGAGAAAAAGCACCAGAAATTATTGTAAACTTAGTAAACGATACTACGTGGAAATTCAGTGAGCAATCACCAGAAAATTTTGTAATGATTCTATTTTACAGAGGAAAACATTGTCCTGTTTGTAAAAAACAATTAGAAGAATTACAACGTAAACTAAGTAAATTTACAGAAAGAGGAATCAACGTAATTGCGATTAGTTCTGATACGGAAGAAGTTGCCAAAGCGACGTATGACGAATGGGAAATTTCAAACATTCCAATTGGATATGGATTTCCGATTGAAGAAGCTCGAAAATGGGGATTATTCATTTCGGAAGGAATCAAAAAAGAACCTAAACATTTCACGGAACCAGGATTATTTTTGTTAAAATCTGACGGAACAATGTATTGGGAATCTATTCAATCGATGCCATTTGGACGACCAAGTTTCAATGACGTTTTAGGCGGAATTGACTATATTTTAAAAGCTGGTTATCCTGCTAGAGGAGAAGCGTAA
- a CDS encoding alpha/beta fold hydrolase: protein MPFLTHETETQNIDLFFEDYGHGQPVILIHGWPLSHRAWEQQVWAIVEAGYRCIAYDRRGFGDSDSPWGEYDYSTLASDLNSIISQLELKDVILVGFSMGGGEVVRYCTDYGTENLSKVALVSSIIPIVAKKDDNPNGVPQKELDGIMDALETDRVGFLKDFHKNFYNYEDNKDKISKAQLQYDWSIASYASPNATIKAAKAWAETDFRPELKNVNIPTLIVHGDADNIVPIVTAGDQAAKGIENNTYKVIKNGPHGLNLTHKHELNEILLDFFK, encoded by the coding sequence ATGCCATTTTTAACACACGAAACAGAAACACAAAACATAGATTTATTTTTTGAAGATTACGGACACGGACAACCAGTCATTTTAATTCATGGTTGGCCGTTAAGTCACCGAGCTTGGGAACAGCAAGTTTGGGCAATTGTAGAAGCAGGATATCGCTGTATTGCTTATGACAGACGCGGATTTGGAGATTCTGATTCTCCTTGGGGCGAATACGATTATTCAACATTAGCTTCCGATTTAAATTCAATCATTTCACAATTAGAATTGAAAGATGTGATTTTAGTCGGATTTTCCATGGGCGGCGGCGAAGTAGTTCGCTATTGTACCGATTATGGAACTGAGAATTTAAGTAAAGTAGCTTTGGTTAGCTCTATTATTCCGATAGTTGCGAAAAAAGATGACAATCCAAATGGTGTTCCACAGAAAGAATTGGACGGAATTATGGACGCGTTGGAAACTGATAGAGTTGGGTTTTTGAAAGATTTCCATAAGAATTTCTATAATTATGAAGATAATAAAGATAAAATTAGCAAAGCACAATTACAGTACGATTGGTCAATTGCGTCATATGCTTCACCAAATGCAACAATAAAAGCTGCAAAAGCTTGGGCTGAAACTGATTTTAGACCTGAATTGAAAAATGTAAATATTCCAACATTAATTGTTCATGGAGATGCGGATAACATTGTTCCGATTGTAACTGCGGGCGATCAAGCAGCGAAAGGAATTGAAAATAATACGTATAAAGTGATCAAAAATGGTCCACACGGATTGAATTTGACACACAAACACGAATTGAACGAAATTTTGTTAGATTTCTTTAAATAG
- the hpf gene encoding ribosome hibernation-promoting factor, HPF/YfiA family, producing the protein MNIIFEYHDVTASESLEEFATEKLNKLAEKYDMVIRADVFFKTENTTSDETGMICNIRLSLPGPRLFAEASHAKFRDSVSESVNDLERQLRKRKEKMARH; encoded by the coding sequence ATGAATATTATTTTTGAATATCACGATGTTACGGCAAGTGAATCATTAGAAGAATTTGCAACAGAAAAACTAAATAAATTAGCAGAAAAATATGATATGGTCATTCGTGCTGACGTATTCTTTAAAACAGAAAATACAACTTCAGATGAAACAGGAATGATTTGTAACATACGTTTGAGTCTTCCAGGACCTAGACTTTTTGCGGAAGCAAGTCATGCTAAGTTTAGAGATTCAGTTTCAGAATCTGTAAATGATTTGGAACGACAATTGCGCAAACGTAAAGAAAAGATGGCGCGTCACTAA
- a CDS encoding SDR family oxidoreductase produces MEKNKENVLVAGATGTTGKKIINLLNQSQYFNPIAMVRKEEQRAQFESKNIETVLGDLEENLYHATENIDRVVFAAGSGGKKVIEVDQEGAKRLIDASKKNHVKKFVMLSSMGADQPAQAGDLKDYMQAKANADDYLRISTLDYAIVRPGELTNNAGIGKINLGDNLDKSGSISRDDVAQTLVRSLNDGAAHNRTFEILTGEELIGQAMDKVAKRD; encoded by the coding sequence ATGGAAAAGAACAAAGAAAATGTATTAGTAGCTGGTGCTACTGGTACGACAGGAAAAAAAATAATCAATTTATTGAATCAATCTCAATATTTTAATCCAATCGCGATGGTGCGAAAAGAGGAGCAAAGAGCGCAATTTGAAAGTAAGAATATAGAAACTGTTTTGGGCGATTTAGAAGAAAATTTGTATCACGCCACAGAAAATATAGATAGAGTTGTGTTTGCTGCCGGATCAGGCGGAAAGAAAGTAATTGAAGTAGATCAAGAAGGAGCAAAAAGATTGATTGATGCTTCTAAGAAAAATCATGTAAAGAAATTTGTTATGTTGAGTTCTATGGGCGCAGATCAGCCAGCACAAGCAGGCGATTTGAAAGATTATATGCAAGCGAAAGCAAATGCAGATGATTATTTACGAATCAGCACATTAGATTATGCAATTGTACGACCTGGCGAATTGACAAATAATGCAGGAATTGGGAAGATCAATCTTGGAGATAATTTAGATAAATCGGGAAGTATCAGTCGTGATGATGTAGCGCAAACATTGGTTCGTTCATTAAACGATGGAGCTGCACACAACAGAACTTTCGAAATTTTAACAGGAGAAGAACTCATCGGACAAGCGATGGATAAAGTTGCTAAGCGTGACTAA
- a CDS encoding ComEC/Rec2 family competence protein gives MAQGWIRAYGDEFRFFKNKNPKRKERSFFRKSFTTSLFETTDDTSTVLKTLHWGDEITLPEGIGSASWTKAMVDGIEGFVRRWHAVEIGYLAKDTTDSKTPYTTRLELNNDEYKKDLLWGDVIQIRKREGDECLIRARGWYGKLPARLISETGILDVSFIDVGQGDGVLVRFPEGKHMLIDGGLERTNQMTGKNAADFVDWKFFSDYGDYSITLDSMMASHCDADHYGGLWDLVKYDPKKDEELDCIEFTAKEFHHAGLSTWVKKDDTHKDKLGPTDDGWFVRLLGDSADAKRCLDKTNTDTLNGNWKSFIKKILALEHQTQFQRIGVKAEDLATNKPLPELWKDETACSIKVLAPVTKNKNGKIALKDLGNTGINKNGHSICLRLDYGKARILLTGDLNTASMNWLTEAYGDKIDNFNCDVAKACHHGSHDISFKFLKHINAGATVISSGDAEGYAHPRPEVVAASAVTGHFELDEEKDRLITPLIYMTEIERSVSLGKVSHIKIQNHSNGDGTVSDKALLALKKREIKDNALFSYEERNAFDTIKDKNEKKAFKKEIIEREKAFIASTESEHKQSKTTASYHYRSVHKLFTINYGTQPIEKTRILTKNHYGLVNIRTDGETIMCATMKESGGGWTIHTFPARF, from the coding sequence ATGGCACAAGGATGGATACGCGCATACGGAGATGAATTTAGATTTTTCAAAAATAAAAATCCGAAAAGGAAAGAACGATCTTTTTTTAGAAAATCATTTACAACTTCACTTTTTGAAACTACTGATGATACTTCTACAGTACTCAAAACATTACATTGGGGAGATGAAATTACACTTCCTGAAGGTATTGGTTCCGCATCATGGACAAAAGCTATGGTTGATGGAATAGAGGGTTTTGTTAGAAGATGGCATGCCGTAGAAATTGGTTATTTAGCTAAAGATACTACAGATTCGAAAACGCCTTACACTACACGATTAGAATTAAATAACGACGAATATAAGAAGGATTTACTTTGGGGAGATGTAATTCAGATTCGAAAACGAGAAGGCGATGAATGCTTAATTCGTGCTAGAGGTTGGTATGGTAAATTGCCAGCACGACTTATTAGCGAAACAGGAATTTTGGATGTTAGTTTTATCGATGTTGGGCAAGGTGACGGCGTATTAGTACGATTTCCAGAAGGTAAACACATGTTAATTGATGGTGGATTGGAACGAACGAACCAAATGACAGGGAAAAATGCCGCAGATTTTGTCGATTGGAAATTCTTTTCAGATTACGGCGATTATTCCATTACACTAGATAGTATGATGGCTTCTCATTGTGATGCAGATCATTACGGCGGACTTTGGGATTTGGTAAAGTACGATCCGAAGAAAGATGAAGAATTAGATTGTATTGAATTCACAGCCAAAGAGTTTCATCATGCAGGATTATCTACTTGGGTTAAAAAAGACGATACGCACAAAGATAAACTTGGTCCAACAGATGATGGATGGTTTGTCAGACTTTTAGGAGATAGTGCAGATGCTAAACGCTGTTTAGATAAAACGAATACTGATACTTTAAATGGCAATTGGAAGAGTTTTATTAAGAAGATTCTAGCATTAGAACATCAAACTCAATTTCAAAGAATAGGTGTAAAGGCGGAAGATTTGGCAACCAATAAACCTTTGCCTGAATTATGGAAAGATGAAACAGCATGTAGTATAAAAGTGTTGGCGCCAGTGACTAAAAATAAAAATGGAAAAATTGCCTTGAAAGACCTTGGAAATACCGGAATAAATAAAAATGGACATAGTATTTGTTTGCGTCTTGATTATGGAAAAGCACGTATTTTATTAACAGGCGATTTAAATACGGCTAGTATGAACTGGCTAACGGAAGCCTACGGTGACAAAATAGATAACTTTAATTGCGATGTTGCCAAAGCATGTCATCACGGAAGTCACGACATATCTTTCAAATTTTTAAAACACATCAATGCTGGCGCAACTGTTATATCTTCGGGTGATGCAGAAGGGTATGCGCATCCAAGACCTGAAGTTGTTGCTGCAAGTGCTGTGACAGGACATTTTGAACTTGATGAAGAAAAAGACCGATTGATAACTCCGTTGATATATATGACTGAAATTGAGCGTTCTGTATCTCTAGGAAAAGTAAGTCATATTAAAATTCAAAATCATTCCAATGGCGATGGAACAGTTTCAGATAAAGCATTATTAGCTTTAAAAAAGAGAGAAATAAAAGATAACGCACTATTTTCATATGAAGAACGAAATGCATTTGATACGATCAAAGATAAAAACGAAAAAAAAGCGTTTAAAAAAGAAATTATTGAGCGTGAAAAAGCATTCATTGCATCTACGGAATCTGAACACAAACAATCGAAAACTACGGCAAGTTATCATTACAGAAGCGTGCACAAACTCTTTACAATTAATTACGGAACGCAACCAATAGAAAAAACACGTATTTTAACCAAAAACCATTATGGATTGGTAAATATCCGAACGGATGGAGAAACGATTATGTGCGCAACGATGAAGGAATCTGGCGGCGGATGGACGATTCATACGTTTCCAGCTAGATTTTAA
- a CDS encoding EamA family transporter — MKPIPSKVLIILAFIAIYIIWGSTYLLNKIAVTELPAFFLASVRFFFSSILLFGLAKITGAKIGISKRQLLNSLIVGFLFMVSGNGIFVWALKYLDSGFAALLASTHPLFVLIMMRLIDKKKMKTKSIIGVALGIIGMYLLVSQKEFVTDDDTLIGILMIFVCIIGWSYAGVFVAKADLPKSPLVSTGYQMAIASVLLAIISFALGEEWTSPLIWSSDVKWSMILLIIFGSIVAFTAFNYLLKEVSTEKVATSSYVNPIVALILGWYVLDEQLTTQSIIAAVILLAGVYFITSRKK; from the coding sequence ATGAAACCAATACCTTCAAAAGTCCTCATTATACTTGCATTTATCGCCATTTACATCATTTGGGGAAGCACGTATTTATTGAATAAAATTGCGGTTACAGAGTTGCCAGCATTTTTTTTAGCATCTGTTCGTTTTTTCTTTTCCAGTATATTATTATTCGGATTAGCGAAAATAACTGGTGCAAAAATAGGAATCAGCAAACGACAGCTTTTAAATTCTTTAATTGTTGGTTTTTTGTTTATGGTTTCTGGAAACGGAATTTTTGTATGGGCTTTAAAATATCTTGATAGCGGTTTTGCTGCTTTATTGGCTTCTACACATCCATTATTCGTTTTGATTATGATGCGTTTGATCGATAAAAAAAAGATGAAAACAAAGTCCATTATTGGCGTTGCATTGGGTATTATTGGAATGTATTTATTGGTAAGTCAAAAGGAATTTGTAACTGATGACGATACATTAATCGGAATTCTAATGATTTTTGTATGTATCATCGGTTGGAGTTATGCAGGCGTTTTTGTGGCAAAAGCTGATTTACCCAAAAGTCCTTTGGTCAGTACTGGTTATCAAATGGCAATTGCAAGTGTTTTGCTCGCAATTATTAGTTTTGCGCTAGGCGAAGAATGGACTTCTCCATTAATTTGGAGTTCAGACGTAAAATGGTCAATGATTTTGTTGATTATTTTTGGAAGTATTGTAGCATTCACGGCTTTCAATTACTTACTAAAAGAAGTTTCCACAGAAAAAGTCGCAACGTCATCTTACGTAAATCCTATAGTCGCACTGATTTTAGGTTGGTATGTGTTGGATGAACAACTCACAACACAATCCATCATTGCGGCAGTCATTTTATTGGCTGGTGTTTATTTTATTACATCTAGGAAGAAGTAG
- a CDS encoding DNA cytosine methyltransferase, whose product MATINFYLDKPDKKGFSPIHLTINCNSERVKLSTGEKIKQENFDKETQSVKENSERATEINHYLAYLKDRADDLLNNSYKKSYTNNDIKKMLNGFVSAYKENHSVKIVREQVELYGNPFTFVDLFAGAGGFSEGFLQAEHNNKFFDFLVANDINENAELTHVVRYNHQLGLDADFLCQDITEPDFLDNLLSKTKDKQVDVVCGGPPCQSFSLAGKRRKFDKKDDLFSHYLEVIKVLQPKYFIMENVKGILTKEKGKIKELILKEINSIVDIKEIPRLSSFIKSLKKTNVDSSFLLDCLIKRIEIEQFTDSKSEEAKEIYIKTIDSKFKKLTPNIADYKTSKTDERISTIRHGFNLLVRNKEWEKLKRDIIREKDFCNIDNDYFVDSFTQFLTDIDSNEIINKVEKAFNKLNVAKEFKQSCDDIIEALKIYVLNIDDCLTMIRAYCDKVQNRELDEIISDIRLYKIEAPFIANSSNYGVPQNRERVLFIGCRKDQKFISEIPSTVTEEEKVSVFEALHDLDFIGNNQEAHQYHLVDISKQYNGTAKLMKSLLKKRSINGKPIKIKGKTFAEWSRSGRLNGRFKKATKPFYVKNEEALNKGEKVYDLLHNHKTSNQGEDVIKRLNIILKEGNYKRAQEELNQCGLSSKKRNYNVLKPDSQSPTVMTIPDDYIHYNSPRALTVREMARLQSFDDSFVFQGKRSTGGNNRKTELPQYTLVGNAVPPLMARAVALEILKNIK is encoded by the coding sequence ATGGCTACAATAAATTTCTATCTCGATAAACCTGATAAAAAAGGATTCTCTCCGATTCACTTAACAATTAATTGTAATTCTGAACGAGTTAAATTATCAACAGGGGAAAAAATAAAGCAAGAAAATTTTGACAAAGAGACTCAATCAGTAAAAGAAAACTCCGAAAGAGCAACAGAAATAAATCATTACTTAGCTTATTTGAAAGATAGGGCAGATGATTTATTAAATAACTCCTATAAAAAGAGTTATACAAATAATGATATAAAGAAAATGTTAAATGGCTTTGTAAGTGCTTATAAGGAAAACCATAGCGTGAAAATTGTAAGAGAACAAGTTGAGTTATATGGCAATCCATTTACTTTTGTAGATTTATTTGCTGGTGCTGGTGGTTTTAGTGAAGGATTTTTACAAGCTGAACATAATAATAAGTTTTTTGACTTTCTTGTTGCTAATGATATTAATGAAAATGCTGAATTAACTCATGTCGTAAGATATAATCATCAATTAGGTTTAGATGCAGATTTTTTATGTCAAGATATAACTGAACCTGATTTTTTAGATAACTTACTTTCCAAAACTAAAGATAAACAAGTTGATGTTGTATGTGGTGGACCACCTTGCCAAAGTTTTAGTTTAGCCGGTAAAAGAAGAAAATTTGACAAGAAAGATGATTTGTTTTCTCATTATTTAGAAGTAATCAAAGTACTTCAACCAAAGTACTTTATTATGGAAAACGTTAAAGGAATTTTAACAAAAGAGAAAGGAAAAATAAAAGAGTTGATTCTTAAAGAAATTAACTCAATAGTTGATATTAAAGAAATTCCTCGCTTATCATCTTTTATAAAGTCTTTAAAGAAAACCAATGTTGATAGTAGTTTCTTATTAGATTGTTTAATTAAGAGAATTGAAATTGAACAGTTCACGGATTCTAAATCAGAAGAAGCAAAAGAGATTTACATAAAAACGATTGATTCTAAGTTTAAAAAGCTAACTCCAAATATTGCTGATTATAAAACGAGTAAAACTGATGAAAGAATAAGTACAATTAGACACGGTTTTAACCTTTTAGTTAGAAATAAAGAATGGGAGAAATTAAAACGTGATATTATTCGTGAAAAGGACTTTTGTAATATTGATAATGATTACTTCGTAGACTCTTTTACTCAATTCCTCACAGATATAGATTCAAATGAAATAATTAATAAGGTTGAAAAAGCATTTAACAAATTAAATGTAGCAAAAGAATTTAAGCAATCTTGTGATGACATAATCGAAGCATTAAAAATTTATGTTTTAAACATTGATGATTGTCTTACAATGATTCGTGCTTACTGTGATAAAGTTCAAAACAGAGAGTTAGATGAAATAATAAGCGACATAAGACTTTATAAAATAGAAGCTCCATTTATAGCAAATTCATCAAATTACGGAGTTCCTCAAAATAGAGAGCGGGTTTTATTCATTGGATGTAGAAAAGATCAAAAATTTATATCAGAAATTCCATCAACTGTTACAGAAGAAGAAAAGGTTTCTGTATTTGAAGCGTTGCATGATTTAGATTTCATTGGAAACAATCAAGAAGCTCATCAATATCATTTAGTTGATATTTCTAAACAATATAATGGAACAGCAAAATTAATGAAAAGCCTTTTAAAGAAACGTTCAATTAATGGCAAACCAATTAAAATAAAAGGAAAAACTTTCGCAGAATGGAGTAGAAGTGGTCGATTAAATGGTCGATTTAAAAAAGCTACCAAACCTTTTTACGTTAAAAATGAAGAAGCTTTAAATAAAGGAGAAAAAGTTTATGACCTTCTTCACAATCATAAAACAAGTAATCAAGGAGAAGACGTAATTAAGCGTCTTAATATAATCTTAAAAGAAGGAAATTATAAAAGAGCTCAGGAAGAATTAAATCAATGCGGATTATCTTCTAAAAAGAGAAATTACAACGTATTAAAACCAGATAGTCAAAGCCCTACGGTTATGACAATTCCTGATGATTATATACATTACAATTCCCCAAGAGCATTAACTGTTAGAGAAATGGCTAGATTGCAATCATTTGATGATTCATTTGTTTTTCAAGGTAAACGTTCCACAGGCGGAAATAATAGAAAAACAGAATTACCTCAATATACTTTGGTTGGCAATGCTGTACCACCATTAATGGCTAGAGCTGTAGCTTTAGAAATATTGAAGAATATTAAATAA
- a CDS encoding helix-turn-helix domain-containing protein has translation MTELGLFLSRKSVNRSDVSRKTGISKTRLSELANNKRTKLRVNELYLIALAIDINPCEIFKEICADLKLK, from the coding sequence ATGACCGAATTAGGATTGTTCCTATCAAGAAAATCAGTTAATCGTTCCGACGTTTCAAGAAAAACAGGAATTAGCAAGACTAGACTTAGTGAGTTAGCAAATAATAAACGTACAAAACTTAGAGTAAACGAATTATATTTAATTGCATTAGCAATTGATATAAATCCTTGTGAAATTTTCAAAGAAATATGTGCGGATCTCAAATTAAAATAA